One window of Doryrhamphus excisus isolate RoL2022-K1 chromosome 13, RoL_Dexc_1.0, whole genome shotgun sequence genomic DNA carries:
- the evla gene encoding enah/Vasp-like a isoform X2 — translation MYSLDDFGEQSICQARASVMVYDDASKKWVPIKPGQQGFSRINIYHNTANNTFRVVGVKLQDQQVVINYSIVKGLKYNQATPTFHQWRDARQVYGLNFASKEEATTFSNAMLFALNVLSSPDSGGPVVQRQNGPSSEESEAQRRMMEQHQMQAHKERERRTSGSVVSTLQYKVSAPPAHPDTPPEYRQYRASTLPPSYVRVASSSSPPSSSSSPSQEKEAGAARDKAQLSSQLSTSLASAFSPVQAGVTTQGRQVRQIPLSPPTTARHLHQQQDVMLPPKHGTWSASHLQQMYAQCPPAASPPVMMAMPARQGLPPPQPALPMAHPLPTMNTRMKPPPLDPSPQQYPQHQSHPQANGQSDDSYSPHSHQLPLTPQYCEAVPLPPLMGQLPPGSAPNHQPHYQSTFHPQQHQQQVHHQQAPSSPPSYNDGGSPKKTPSPVPQQAPMTNSSPPVSAGHPAMLSVAPPPAVVPVPMVGPPAPPPPPGPPPPMAVPPPMPPPLPTGGGPPGGPPGMQHQPSGLAAALAGAKLRKVQRDESSPPGSSGKSDSNRSSGGSGGGGEGLMQEMNALLARRRKASEKPDEDDSGSRGPGQNSTDAMKKPWERSNSAEKSSLVSRVRPIGSTSESDTEFDRMKQEILDEVVRELHKVKDEIINAIRQEIGRISTS, via the exons CGAGCAGAGCATCTGCCAGGCTCGGGCCTCAGTGATGGTCTATGACGATGCCAGTAAGAAGTGGGTGCCCATCAAGCCGGGCCAGCAGGGCTTCAGCCGCATCAACATCTACCACAACACTGCCAACAACACCTTCAGGGTCGTGGGTGTCAAGCTGCAGGACCAGCAG GTGGTGATCAACTACTCTATAGTGAAGGGCCTCAAGTACAATCAGGCCACGCCAACCTTCCATCAATGGCGTGATGCTCGCCAGGTCTACGGACTCAACTTTGCCAGCAAGGAGGAAGCCACCACCTTCTCCAACGCAATGCTGTTTGCCCTCAACGTCCTAAGCTCGCCTGACAGTGGAG GTCCAGTTGTCCAGCGCCAAAATGGACCCTCCTCAGAGGAGAGCGAGGCGCAGAGGAG GATGATGGAGCAACATCAGATGCAAGCGCACAAGGAGAGGGAGCGGCGGACATCAGGATCAG TCGTTTCCACTCTCCAATATAAAGTGTCCGCACCCCCCGCCCACCCAGACACTCCGCCCGAGTACAGACAGTACAGAGCTAGCACACTGCCCCCGTCCTACGTCCGTGtggcttcttcctcctccccgccctcctcctcgtcctctccCTCCCAAGAGAAAGAGGCGGGGGCGGCTAGAGACAAGGCCCAGCTCTCTTCCCAACTCTCCACCTCGCTGGCCTCCGCCTTCTCCCCAGTCCAAGCGGGAGTGACCACCCAGGGCCGACAGGTCCGTCAGATCCCCCTGTCTCCTCCCACCACTGCCCGACACCTTCACCAGCAGCAGGACGTCATGCTCCCCCCCAAACATGGCACCTGGTCCGCTTCGCATTTGCAGCAAATGTACGCCCAGTGCCCCCCCGCCGCCTCCCCTCCGGTAATGATGGCCATGCCCGCCAGGCAGGGCTTACCGCCGCCACAGCCTGCGCTCCCTATGGCTCACCCCCTCCCGACCATGAACACTAGGATGAAGCCCCCACCGCTCGACCCGAGCCCTCAGCAGTACCCCCAGCATCAGTCCCATCCTCAAGCCAACGGCCAGTCAGATGACTCCTACTCCCCCCACTCCCACCAGCTGCCGCTCACCCCGCAGTACTGCGAGGCCGTGCCCCTGCCGCCCCTGATGGGCCAACTGCCCCCAGGGTCTGCCCCCAACCACCAGCCCCACTACCAGTCCACCTTCCACCCTCAGCAGCATCAACAACAAGTGCACCATCAGCAGGCCCCATCCTCACCCCCGTCTTACAATGATGGGGGTTCCCCCAAGAAGACCCCCTCCCCCGTCCCCCAGCAGGCTCCCATGACCAACAGCA GCCCTCCTGTGTCTGCAGGTCACCCCGCTATGCTGTCCGTGGCCCCTCCCCCGGCTGTGGTACCGGTACCCATGGTCGGGCCCCCAGCCCCGCCGCCGCCTCCAGGCCCGCCACCCCCAATGGCGGTGCCCCCACCCATGCCTCCTCCACTGCCCACCGGCGGCGGGCCTCCCGGGGGTCCCCCTGGCATGCAGCACCAACCCTCTGGGTTGGCAGCCGCGCTGGCTGGGGCCAAACTGCGTAAAGTTCAAAGG GATGAGAGCAGTCCACCAGGATCAAGTGGTAAAAGTGACTCGAACCGATCAAGTGGAGGTAGTGGTGGCGGTGGAGAGGGTCTGATGCAAGAGATGAACGCCTTATTAGCTCGCAG ACGGAAAGCTTCTGAGAAACCTGATGAA GACGACTCTGGTAGTCGCGGGCCTGGTCAGAACTCAACAG ATGCTATGAAGAAGCCGTGGGAGAGATCCAACTCTGCAGAAAAATCTTCACTGGTGTCCAG AGTGAGACCCATTGGCAGCACCAGTGAATCAGACACCGAATTTGACAGAATGAAACAG GAAATTTTGGATGAAGTCGTACGCGAGTTGCACAAAGTGAAGGATGAAATCATTAATG CCATCAGACAAGAAATTGGCCGAATCAGCACATCCTAA
- the evla gene encoding enah/Vasp-like a isoform X3 — MSEQSICQARASVMVYDDASKKWVPIKPGQQGFSRINIYHNTANNTFRVVGVKLQDQQVVINYSIVKGLKYNQATPTFHQWRDARQVYGLNFASKEEATTFSNAMLFALNVLSSPDSGGPVVQRQNGPSSEESEAQRRMMEQHQMQAHKERERRTSGSVVSTLQYKVSAPPAHPDTPPEYRQYRASTLPPSYVRVASSSSPPSSSSSPSQEKEAGAARDKAQLSSQLSTSLASAFSPVQAGVTTQGRQVRQIPLSPPTTARHLHQQQDVMLPPKHGTWSASHLQQMYAQCPPAASPPVMMAMPARQGLPPPQPALPMAHPLPTMNTRMKPPPLDPSPQQYPQHQSHPQANGQSDDSYSPHSHQLPLTPQYCEAVPLPPLMGQLPPGSAPNHQPHYQSTFHPQQHQQQVHHQQAPSSPPSYNDGGSPKKTPSPVPQQAPMTNSSPPVSAGHPAMLSVAPPPAVVPVPMVGPPAPPPPPGPPPPMAVPPPMPPPLPTGGGPPGGPPGMQHQPSGLAAALAGAKLRKVQRDESSPPGSSGKSDSNRSSGGSGGGGEGLMQEMNALLARRRKASEKPDEDDSGSRGPGQNSTDAMKKPWERSNSAEKSSLVSRVRPIGSTSESDTEFDRMKQEILDEVVRELHKVKDEIINAIRQEIGRISTS; from the exons CGAGCAGAGCATCTGCCAGGCTCGGGCCTCAGTGATGGTCTATGACGATGCCAGTAAGAAGTGGGTGCCCATCAAGCCGGGCCAGCAGGGCTTCAGCCGCATCAACATCTACCACAACACTGCCAACAACACCTTCAGGGTCGTGGGTGTCAAGCTGCAGGACCAGCAG GTGGTGATCAACTACTCTATAGTGAAGGGCCTCAAGTACAATCAGGCCACGCCAACCTTCCATCAATGGCGTGATGCTCGCCAGGTCTACGGACTCAACTTTGCCAGCAAGGAGGAAGCCACCACCTTCTCCAACGCAATGCTGTTTGCCCTCAACGTCCTAAGCTCGCCTGACAGTGGAG GTCCAGTTGTCCAGCGCCAAAATGGACCCTCCTCAGAGGAGAGCGAGGCGCAGAGGAG GATGATGGAGCAACATCAGATGCAAGCGCACAAGGAGAGGGAGCGGCGGACATCAGGATCAG TCGTTTCCACTCTCCAATATAAAGTGTCCGCACCCCCCGCCCACCCAGACACTCCGCCCGAGTACAGACAGTACAGAGCTAGCACACTGCCCCCGTCCTACGTCCGTGtggcttcttcctcctccccgccctcctcctcgtcctctccCTCCCAAGAGAAAGAGGCGGGGGCGGCTAGAGACAAGGCCCAGCTCTCTTCCCAACTCTCCACCTCGCTGGCCTCCGCCTTCTCCCCAGTCCAAGCGGGAGTGACCACCCAGGGCCGACAGGTCCGTCAGATCCCCCTGTCTCCTCCCACCACTGCCCGACACCTTCACCAGCAGCAGGACGTCATGCTCCCCCCCAAACATGGCACCTGGTCCGCTTCGCATTTGCAGCAAATGTACGCCCAGTGCCCCCCCGCCGCCTCCCCTCCGGTAATGATGGCCATGCCCGCCAGGCAGGGCTTACCGCCGCCACAGCCTGCGCTCCCTATGGCTCACCCCCTCCCGACCATGAACACTAGGATGAAGCCCCCACCGCTCGACCCGAGCCCTCAGCAGTACCCCCAGCATCAGTCCCATCCTCAAGCCAACGGCCAGTCAGATGACTCCTACTCCCCCCACTCCCACCAGCTGCCGCTCACCCCGCAGTACTGCGAGGCCGTGCCCCTGCCGCCCCTGATGGGCCAACTGCCCCCAGGGTCTGCCCCCAACCACCAGCCCCACTACCAGTCCACCTTCCACCCTCAGCAGCATCAACAACAAGTGCACCATCAGCAGGCCCCATCCTCACCCCCGTCTTACAATGATGGGGGTTCCCCCAAGAAGACCCCCTCCCCCGTCCCCCAGCAGGCTCCCATGACCAACAGCA GCCCTCCTGTGTCTGCAGGTCACCCCGCTATGCTGTCCGTGGCCCCTCCCCCGGCTGTGGTACCGGTACCCATGGTCGGGCCCCCAGCCCCGCCGCCGCCTCCAGGCCCGCCACCCCCAATGGCGGTGCCCCCACCCATGCCTCCTCCACTGCCCACCGGCGGCGGGCCTCCCGGGGGTCCCCCTGGCATGCAGCACCAACCCTCTGGGTTGGCAGCCGCGCTGGCTGGGGCCAAACTGCGTAAAGTTCAAAGG GATGAGAGCAGTCCACCAGGATCAAGTGGTAAAAGTGACTCGAACCGATCAAGTGGAGGTAGTGGTGGCGGTGGAGAGGGTCTGATGCAAGAGATGAACGCCTTATTAGCTCGCAG ACGGAAAGCTTCTGAGAAACCTGATGAA GACGACTCTGGTAGTCGCGGGCCTGGTCAGAACTCAACAG ATGCTATGAAGAAGCCGTGGGAGAGATCCAACTCTGCAGAAAAATCTTCACTGGTGTCCAG AGTGAGACCCATTGGCAGCACCAGTGAATCAGACACCGAATTTGACAGAATGAAACAG GAAATTTTGGATGAAGTCGTACGCGAGTTGCACAAAGTGAAGGATGAAATCATTAATG CCATCAGACAAGAAATTGGCCGAATCAGCACATCCTAA
- the slc66a3 gene encoding solute carrier family 66 member 3, with translation MTTETLLHIANVSTLLVCMVLKFPQIFLLMRAKSTIGVSLQSLVFELVGYIVFVTYQTYYDYPPPTYLEYPILIAQDVVLLLLILLYNSRLQDSLIYTVAFVVGWRLLTVEKWVIDFAMSLCTFISAASKFAQLQCLWKSKDAGQVSALTWGLACYTCATRIYTTIVTTGDMQVLLRFITMTLLNIWVLFSVFYYRRNSHSSIKDD, from the exons ATGACGACGGAGACGTTGTTGCACATTGCTAATGTTTCGACGTTGTTGGTTTGCATGGTGTTGAAATTCCCGCAGATCTTCCTGCTGATGCGAGCCAAATCCACGATTGGAGTTAGTCTCCAAAGTCTTGTGTTCGAACTAGTCGG ATACATTGTGTTTGTTACATACCAGACGTATTATGACTACCCCCCACCTACATACCTGGAATATCCCATTCTCATTGCACAAG ATGTCGTTCTTCTGCTGTTGATTCTGCTCTACAACAGCAGGCTGCAGGACAGCCTCATCTACACTGTTGC GTTTGTCGTGGGTTGGAGACTCTTAACGGTGGAGAAATGGGTCATCGATTTTGCAATG AGCCTGTGCACATTCATTAGTGCGGCCAGTAAGTTTGCCCAATTGCAATGTCTGTGGAAGTCAAAGGACGCTGGCCAGGTTAGCGCGCTCACCTGGGGGTTGGCCTGCTACACCTGCGCAA cacgGATTTATACCACCATTGTGACAACTGGAGACATGCAGG TTCTGTTGCGCTTCATCACCATGACCTTGCTGAACATTTGGGTGCTTTTTAGCGTGTTCTACTACAGGAGGAACAGCCACAGCTCCATTAAAGACGATTGA
- the evla gene encoding enah/Vasp-like a isoform X4: MDIQRLRVLRYGLPQSVSDSGLFYNHISGSEQSICQARASVMVYDDASKKWVPIKPGQQGFSRINIYHNTANNTFRVVGVKLQDQQVVINYSIVKGLKYNQATPTFHQWRDARQVYGLNFASKEEATTFSNAMLFALNVLSSPDSGGPVVQRQNGPSSEESEAQRRMMEQHQMQAHKERERRTSGSGPPVSAGHPAMLSVAPPPAVVPVPMVGPPAPPPPPGPPPPMAVPPPMPPPLPTGGGPPGGPPGMQHQPSGLAAALAGAKLRKVQRDESSPPGSSGKSDSNRSSGGSGGGGEGLMQEMNALLARRRKASEKPDEDDSGSRGPGQNSTDAMKKPWERSNSAEKSSLVSRVRPIGSTSESDTEFDRMKQEILDEVVRELHKVKDEIINAIRQEIGRISTS; encoded by the exons CGAGCAGAGCATCTGCCAGGCTCGGGCCTCAGTGATGGTCTATGACGATGCCAGTAAGAAGTGGGTGCCCATCAAGCCGGGCCAGCAGGGCTTCAGCCGCATCAACATCTACCACAACACTGCCAACAACACCTTCAGGGTCGTGGGTGTCAAGCTGCAGGACCAGCAG GTGGTGATCAACTACTCTATAGTGAAGGGCCTCAAGTACAATCAGGCCACGCCAACCTTCCATCAATGGCGTGATGCTCGCCAGGTCTACGGACTCAACTTTGCCAGCAAGGAGGAAGCCACCACCTTCTCCAACGCAATGCTGTTTGCCCTCAACGTCCTAAGCTCGCCTGACAGTGGAG GTCCAGTTGTCCAGCGCCAAAATGGACCCTCCTCAGAGGAGAGCGAGGCGCAGAGGAG GATGATGGAGCAACATCAGATGCAAGCGCACAAGGAGAGGGAGCGGCGGACATCAGGATCAG GCCCTCCTGTGTCTGCAGGTCACCCCGCTATGCTGTCCGTGGCCCCTCCCCCGGCTGTGGTACCGGTACCCATGGTCGGGCCCCCAGCCCCGCCGCCGCCTCCAGGCCCGCCACCCCCAATGGCGGTGCCCCCACCCATGCCTCCTCCACTGCCCACCGGCGGCGGGCCTCCCGGGGGTCCCCCTGGCATGCAGCACCAACCCTCTGGGTTGGCAGCCGCGCTGGCTGGGGCCAAACTGCGTAAAGTTCAAAGG GATGAGAGCAGTCCACCAGGATCAAGTGGTAAAAGTGACTCGAACCGATCAAGTGGAGGTAGTGGTGGCGGTGGAGAGGGTCTGATGCAAGAGATGAACGCCTTATTAGCTCGCAG ACGGAAAGCTTCTGAGAAACCTGATGAA GACGACTCTGGTAGTCGCGGGCCTGGTCAGAACTCAACAG ATGCTATGAAGAAGCCGTGGGAGAGATCCAACTCTGCAGAAAAATCTTCACTGGTGTCCAG AGTGAGACCCATTGGCAGCACCAGTGAATCAGACACCGAATTTGACAGAATGAAACAG GAAATTTTGGATGAAGTCGTACGCGAGTTGCACAAAGTGAAGGATGAAATCATTAATG CCATCAGACAAGAAATTGGCCGAATCAGCACATCCTAA
- the evla gene encoding enah/Vasp-like a isoform X1 — protein sequence MDIQRLRVLRYGLPQSVSDSGLFYNHISGSEQSICQARASVMVYDDASKKWVPIKPGQQGFSRINIYHNTANNTFRVVGVKLQDQQVVINYSIVKGLKYNQATPTFHQWRDARQVYGLNFASKEEATTFSNAMLFALNVLSSPDSGGPVVQRQNGPSSEESEAQRRMMEQHQMQAHKERERRTSGSVVSTLQYKVSAPPAHPDTPPEYRQYRASTLPPSYVRVASSSSPPSSSSSPSQEKEAGAARDKAQLSSQLSTSLASAFSPVQAGVTTQGRQVRQIPLSPPTTARHLHQQQDVMLPPKHGTWSASHLQQMYAQCPPAASPPVMMAMPARQGLPPPQPALPMAHPLPTMNTRMKPPPLDPSPQQYPQHQSHPQANGQSDDSYSPHSHQLPLTPQYCEAVPLPPLMGQLPPGSAPNHQPHYQSTFHPQQHQQQVHHQQAPSSPPSYNDGGSPKKTPSPVPQQAPMTNSSPPVSAGHPAMLSVAPPPAVVPVPMVGPPAPPPPPGPPPPMAVPPPMPPPLPTGGGPPGGPPGMQHQPSGLAAALAGAKLRKVQRDESSPPGSSGKSDSNRSSGGSGGGGEGLMQEMNALLARRRKASEKPDEDDSGSRGPGQNSTDAMKKPWERSNSAEKSSLVSRVRPIGSTSESDTEFDRMKQEILDEVVRELHKVKDEIINAIRQEIGRISTS from the exons CGAGCAGAGCATCTGCCAGGCTCGGGCCTCAGTGATGGTCTATGACGATGCCAGTAAGAAGTGGGTGCCCATCAAGCCGGGCCAGCAGGGCTTCAGCCGCATCAACATCTACCACAACACTGCCAACAACACCTTCAGGGTCGTGGGTGTCAAGCTGCAGGACCAGCAG GTGGTGATCAACTACTCTATAGTGAAGGGCCTCAAGTACAATCAGGCCACGCCAACCTTCCATCAATGGCGTGATGCTCGCCAGGTCTACGGACTCAACTTTGCCAGCAAGGAGGAAGCCACCACCTTCTCCAACGCAATGCTGTTTGCCCTCAACGTCCTAAGCTCGCCTGACAGTGGAG GTCCAGTTGTCCAGCGCCAAAATGGACCCTCCTCAGAGGAGAGCGAGGCGCAGAGGAG GATGATGGAGCAACATCAGATGCAAGCGCACAAGGAGAGGGAGCGGCGGACATCAGGATCAG TCGTTTCCACTCTCCAATATAAAGTGTCCGCACCCCCCGCCCACCCAGACACTCCGCCCGAGTACAGACAGTACAGAGCTAGCACACTGCCCCCGTCCTACGTCCGTGtggcttcttcctcctccccgccctcctcctcgtcctctccCTCCCAAGAGAAAGAGGCGGGGGCGGCTAGAGACAAGGCCCAGCTCTCTTCCCAACTCTCCACCTCGCTGGCCTCCGCCTTCTCCCCAGTCCAAGCGGGAGTGACCACCCAGGGCCGACAGGTCCGTCAGATCCCCCTGTCTCCTCCCACCACTGCCCGACACCTTCACCAGCAGCAGGACGTCATGCTCCCCCCCAAACATGGCACCTGGTCCGCTTCGCATTTGCAGCAAATGTACGCCCAGTGCCCCCCCGCCGCCTCCCCTCCGGTAATGATGGCCATGCCCGCCAGGCAGGGCTTACCGCCGCCACAGCCTGCGCTCCCTATGGCTCACCCCCTCCCGACCATGAACACTAGGATGAAGCCCCCACCGCTCGACCCGAGCCCTCAGCAGTACCCCCAGCATCAGTCCCATCCTCAAGCCAACGGCCAGTCAGATGACTCCTACTCCCCCCACTCCCACCAGCTGCCGCTCACCCCGCAGTACTGCGAGGCCGTGCCCCTGCCGCCCCTGATGGGCCAACTGCCCCCAGGGTCTGCCCCCAACCACCAGCCCCACTACCAGTCCACCTTCCACCCTCAGCAGCATCAACAACAAGTGCACCATCAGCAGGCCCCATCCTCACCCCCGTCTTACAATGATGGGGGTTCCCCCAAGAAGACCCCCTCCCCCGTCCCCCAGCAGGCTCCCATGACCAACAGCA GCCCTCCTGTGTCTGCAGGTCACCCCGCTATGCTGTCCGTGGCCCCTCCCCCGGCTGTGGTACCGGTACCCATGGTCGGGCCCCCAGCCCCGCCGCCGCCTCCAGGCCCGCCACCCCCAATGGCGGTGCCCCCACCCATGCCTCCTCCACTGCCCACCGGCGGCGGGCCTCCCGGGGGTCCCCCTGGCATGCAGCACCAACCCTCTGGGTTGGCAGCCGCGCTGGCTGGGGCCAAACTGCGTAAAGTTCAAAGG GATGAGAGCAGTCCACCAGGATCAAGTGGTAAAAGTGACTCGAACCGATCAAGTGGAGGTAGTGGTGGCGGTGGAGAGGGTCTGATGCAAGAGATGAACGCCTTATTAGCTCGCAG ACGGAAAGCTTCTGAGAAACCTGATGAA GACGACTCTGGTAGTCGCGGGCCTGGTCAGAACTCAACAG ATGCTATGAAGAAGCCGTGGGAGAGATCCAACTCTGCAGAAAAATCTTCACTGGTGTCCAG AGTGAGACCCATTGGCAGCACCAGTGAATCAGACACCGAATTTGACAGAATGAAACAG GAAATTTTGGATGAAGTCGTACGCGAGTTGCACAAAGTGAAGGATGAAATCATTAATG CCATCAGACAAGAAATTGGCCGAATCAGCACATCCTAA
- the c13h2orf50 gene encoding uncharacterized protein C2orf50 homolog codes for MDFDNLGRASSAGYRFPVQAGKPVAKQQSPAATSLRNTRDRTSTTPQSDAKDPVKQDQAWKAVVWGERRAVLEWEKNWSFLKNYDQMGELKPEEPLPSNASHFSDCVPNTTNKIFGSRLSTPLGRELVRLDRLLFMSESHHKCKQDPEMIPC; via the exons ATGGACTTCGACAATCTTGGACGCGCATCATCTGCAGGCTACCGGTTCCCGGTGCAAGCAGGTAAACCAGTGGCAAAGCAACAATCACCTGCGGCTACAAGTCTGCGCAATACAAGAGACAGAACGTCCACAACGCCGCAAAGTGACGCAAAAGATCCAGTCAAACAAGACCAAGCGTGGAAAGCAGTAGTATGGGGTGAAAGGAGAGCAGTACTGGAATG GGAGAAGAATTGGAGTTTCCTCAAGAATTATGATCAGATG GGAGAGCTGAAGCCAGAGGAGCCTTTACCCAGCAATGCATCACACTTCTCTGATTGTGTCCCCAACActacaaacaaaatatttggAAGCAGATTGTCGACTCCCCTGGGACGTGAACTGGTTCGACTGGACAGacttttatttatgtctgaaaGCCATCACAAGTGTAAACAGGATCCAGAGATGATACCATGCTAG